TGCGGGCAGGTAGCACGGGGGCGAGGGGCCGGCACGTCCGGCCGGCCGGGTGGAAGCCGTGACGCGGGTCAGCTCGACCGCGCGGGCGGCGGGGATCGTGACGGTGGTGGTGGTCGCGCTGCTCGGCTCGGCGTACGTGCTGGGCCGCAGCCTCGTCCCCGACCAGGCCCAGCAGCACGCCACAGGTGTCACCACCGAGGGCGACGGGCCGCACTACGCCGACCAGCCTGCCGAAAAGCCGTCGACCGACACCCCGGCCGACACCCCGGCCGGCACTCCGACCGGCATCCCGACCACGGGGCAGAGCGCCGGTCCCAGCGAGGCCGGCCAGGACGGCTCGGGGCAGGACACCAGCGGCGGTGGACTGTTCGGCGCCCACACCAGCACCGGCAGCGGCCGAGTCGCGCTGACCTTCGACGACGGGCCGGACCCGCGCTACACCCCGCAGGTCCTCGCGGCGCTGCGCGAGTACGACGTCAAGGCCACGTTCTGCGTGGTGGGCGAGAACGCCCAGGACCATCCCGACCTGATCCAGGCGATCGTGGCCGACGGCCACACCCTCTGCAACCACTCCTGGCACCACGACGTCTCCCTGGGCAACCGCTCCGCCGACCAGATCCGCGCCGACCTGGTACGCACCAACGAGGCGATCCGCGCCGCGGTACCGGACGCGCCGATCGTCTGGTACCGCCAACCCGGTGGCGCCTGGACCCATCCCGTGGTGTCGGTGTGTACGGGGCTCGGCATGACCCCGCTGCACTGGTCGGTGGACCCGTCGGACTGGCAGGCGCCCGGTGCCAGCAAGATCGCCACGACGGTGCTCACGCAGGCGCGACCCGGTGGGGTGGTCCTCATGCACGACGCCGGTGGGGACCGGCAGGGCACCGTCGACGCGCTGCGCAAGATCCTGCCCGAACTCAGCGCGCGGTTCGAGTTGGAGGCACTTCCCACCAACCCGACGTGACCCACGGCCCGTTACTCGGCGACCCTCCGGGGCGTACGAGGCGCAGCCGCTACGGTGACGGAATGAGCAGCGCGGAGCCGACCAGCGACCAGGTGACCCGGACCGACCGACTGGCCCCGACGGAGATCGCCGGCGTGCTGGCCCTGGCCCGAACGGCGGGCGACACCGACGGCGCGGACCCGCTGGACGAGCACGTCCTGCTCCGCCTGCGCGATCCGGAGGCGCCAGCGGTGCACCTGCTGGCTCGCGCCGACGACGGCACCCTCACCGGGTACGCCCACCTGGACACCACCGATCCGGTGGGCGGGATCGGGGTGGAGCTGGTGGTGCATCCGGCGTACCGGCGGCGGGGCACCGGTCGGGCGCTGGCCCGGGGCGTGCTCGCCTCGGCCACCGGACCGCTGCGGGCGTGGGCGCACGGCGACCACCCGTCGGCGGCGGCGCTCGCCGTGGACCTCGGGTTCACCCGGGCCCGGGTGCTCTGGCAGCTCCGCAGGCCGTTGGCCGCCCCGCTGGGCGAGCCGCGCCTGCCCGACGGGGTGACGCTGCGCGCGTTCCGGCCGGGGGCCGACGACGGGGCCTGGCTGACCCTGAACGCGCGGGCCTTCGCCGAGCACCCCGAGCAGGGTCGGTGGACGTCGGACGACCTGCGGGTCCGCCTCACCGAGCCGTGGTTCGACCCGGCCGGCTTCCTGCTCGCCGAGGAGACCTCGACCGGGCGGCTGCTCGGCTTCCACTGGACGAAGGTGCACGAGCGGCCCGGGTCGGCCCGCATCGGCGAGGTGTACGTGCTCGGTGTGGAGCCGACCGCGCACGGCGGCGGGCTCGGTCGGGCACTGACCACCGCGGGACTCGCCTACCTGCGGGACAAGCGCGGTCTCGACCGGGTGATGCTCTTCGTGGACGACTCGAACACCGGTGCGGTCGCGCTCTACGAGCGGTTGGGCTTCGCCCGCTGGTCCGCGCACATCAACTACCACCTGGGCTGACGCGCGGGCACCGCGAGGACCGGGTCACCGACGGGTAACGGCCGAGCCTCGGCGGCATAACAGCGAACCGGAAATATACCCATACTTCCGACAGGTGTACCCCGGTTCACTTAACGGACAACTCACCCTCAGCAAGCGGTCATCTCGGGGGCCGTACGTGTTCACCCTGCGTTCACTTGCGACCGGCGAACCGGCTACCTGGCCCTCCTAACTTTCGTGTCAGCCGGTCAGTGCCGGTCCTCGGGCCCCGGTATCGGGGCGCCAAGTCAGACGCGAAGGGAAACCCCTCAGGTGAAGCTCCAGCGGTACGGCACTATTGCCTGCCTCGCTCTTGCCGCGACGCTCGGCCTCAGTGCATGCGGCTCGGACAACAACGAGCCCACTTCCGGCGCCAGCGCCTCGGGCTCCGCCGCCGCGGTCGACTGCGGTACCGGCACGGTCAACGCTCAGGGCTCGTCGGCACAGAAGAACGCCATGGCCGAGTGGATCAAGGCGTACCAGCAGAAGTGCGCCGGCACCACGATCAACTACGAGGCTTCCGGCTCGGGCGCCGGCATCCAGGCGTTCATCGCCGGCACCGCCGACTTCGCCGGCTCCGACTCCGCGCTCAAGCCGGAGGAGCAGCCGAAGGCCGACGCCAAGTGCGTCGGCGGCAAGGCCATCCACCTGCCGATGGTGATCGGCCCGGTGGCCGTCGCCTACAACGTCAGCGGCGTGGACAACCTCCAGCTCAAGCCGGCCACCCTGGCGAAGATCTTCGCCGGCAAGGTGACCAAGTGGGACGACGCGGCGATCAAGGCCGACAACCCGGACGCCAAGCTCCCGGCGACCACCATCCAGACCGTCCACCGCTCGGACGAGTCGGGCACCACCGACAACTTCACCAAGTTCCTCTCGAAGACCTCCGAGGCGGACTGGACGCTTGGCAACGCCAAGGCATGGAAGGCCCCGGGCGGCACCGGCGCCAAGGGCTCGGACGGCGTGGCCAGCTCGGTCAAGGGCGCGGACGGCTCCATCGGCTACATGGAGTTGTCGTTCGCCGAGAACGCCGGCCTGAAGATGGCCAAGATCGGTAACGGCGCCGGCGAGTTCGCCGCGCTGACCGCCGAGGCGGCTGGCAAGACCATCGCCGGCGCCAAGATCGAGGGCCAGGGCGACGACCTCAAGCTGTCGATCGACTACAACACCAAGGAGGCCGGGGCGTACCCGATCGTCCTGGCGACGTACGAGATCGTCTGCAGCAAGGGCCTCGCCGCCGACAAGCTCAAGCTGGTCAAGGGTCTGCTGGGCTACGCCGCCAGCACCGAGGGCCAGAACTCGCTGACCGACCTGGGCTACGCCCCGCTGCCCGAGACGGTCCGCACCAAGGTCGAGACCGCGGTCAAGAACCTCTCCTGACCCGACCCCACACCTCCGCAACCGAATCGAGCGAGCAGATGGGTGAAACCCCTCACCGCTCGGCCGACGCCGGCACCGGTGGGACGCGCGTGACGCAGAGTCACGAGTGGCCCGCCGGTGCCTCGGCGCGTGTGGCCGAGGCACCAGTCAGCACCCGTTCCCCGGGCGGCGCCGGGCTGGGCGGCGGCAGCGCGCTGCCGCGCAGCCGGAAGTTCGGCGCCGAGCGGGCCTTCCGCGGCCTCACACTGGCCGCCGGCACCGCCGTTCTGGTCATCATCGCCGCCATCGCGATCTTCCTGATCGCCAAGGCGGTGCCGGCCCTACGCGCCAACACCGAGAACTTCTGGTCATACGAGGGCTGGTCCCCCAACGACACACAGCCCAAGTTCGGCATCGGCACGCTCGCCTTCGGCACCGTGCTCAGCTCGGCGCTGGCGCTGCTGATCGCGGTGCCGGTGGCGCTGGGCATCGCGCTCTACCTCTCGCACTACGCGCCCCGCCGGCTGGGCACCGCGCTCGGCTTCCTGGTCGACCTCCTCGCCGCCGTGCCGAGCGTGGTCTTCGGACTCTGGGGGCGCGACATCTTCAGCAACCCGGTCCGGGACTTCTCGGTCTGGCTGAACGAGTACTTCGGCTGGCTCCCGATCTTCGGCGGCGACGGCCCGTTCGGTAAGTCGATCATGCTGGGCGCCCTGGTGCTCGCCATCATGGTGCTGCCGATCATCACCTCGCTCTCCCGCGAGGTGTTCCTCCAGACGCCGACCGCGAACGAGGAGGCCGCCCTCGCCCTGGGCGCCACCCGCTGGGAGATGCTCCGCACCGCGGTGCTCCCCTATGGCCGCCCCGGCATCATCGCCGCGGTGATGCTCGGCCTGGGCCGGGCGCTCGGCGAGACAATCGCCCTGGCGCTGACCCTCGGCATCACGTTCGGCATCTCGTTCAACCTGATCCAGAACGGCGGCAACACCATCGCCGCCAATATCGCCAACGCGTTCGGCGAGGCGAACGAGACCGGCCGGGGCGCGCTCATCGCCTCCGGCCTGGTGCTGTTCACCATCACGCTGATCGTCAACATCACGGCGCGGGCGATCATCTACCGCCGCCGGGAGTTCACGGAGTCGGCCGCATGACCACAACCGTCACCTCCCACCGCACCCGGCCGCCGGCCCAGCCCGCCTCGCTGCGGACCAGGCGGCTGCCCCGGTACGCCGCTCCGGCCATCGCCGTGGCGGCTCTCGCGCTCTCCGCCGCGCTCGTCTACGGCGCCGACATCGGCGGCCCGGTCCTCGTCGTCGTCCTCGGCGCGATCCTCTACCTGGTGGGGCTCTTCGCCGCCGCCAACGTGGTCGAGGGACGCCGGTCTGCTCGCAACCGCACCTGGAGCGCGCTGATCCACTCCGCGTTCGTGCTGGCGGTGCTGCCGCTCGTCTCGGTGGTCTGGACGCTTGTGAGCAAGGGCACCGAGCGGCTGGACGGCAACTTCTTCCAGACCTCGATGAACAACATCGGGGCCCGGGATCCGAACGGCGGCGCGTACCACGCGATCGTCGGCACGCTGGAGCAGGTAGGCATCGCCACCCTGATCACGGTCCCGCTCGGCGTTCTCTGCGCGATCTACATCGTCGAGTACGGGCGGGGCAAGTTCGCCTTCGCGATCCGGTTCTTCGTGGACGTGATGACAGGAATCCCGTCGATCGTCTCCGGCCTCTTCGTGCTGGCCTTCTGGGTGCTTGTCGTGTCGCCGTGGTTCAACGACGGCCGACCGAGCTTCTCCGGCTTCGCCGCCGCGCTCGCGCTGAGCGTGCTCATGCTGCCCACAATCGTCCGGTCCACCGAGGAGATGCTCCGCCTCGTCCCGGCGCCACTGCGCGAGGGCGCGTACGCGCTCGGCGTACCCAAGTGGAAGACCATCCTGCGCGTGGTGGTGCCGACGGCGCTGCCCGGCATCGTCACAGGCGTCATGCTCGCCATCGCCCGCGCGGCCGGCGAGACCGCGCCGGTGCTCCTGGTCGCCGGCGGCGGCGCCGCGATCAACACCAACCCCTTCGAGAACAACCAGTCGTCGCTGTCCCTCTTCGTCTACCAGCAGGCCGGTGACGCGTCGAAGTACGCGCCGGCACGGGCGTGGACCGCGGCACTCACCCTGGTCGCCCTCGTGCTCATCCTGACGATCGCGGCGAAGCTGCTGGCCCGTCGCAACAGGCTCAGCCGATGAACCCCGGAGGTACCACAATGGCCAAGCGCGTCTCCGCCTCGAACGTCACCGCCTACTACGGCGGGTTCAAGGCGATCGAGAACATCAACCTGACCGTCGAGCCGAAGACTGTCACCGCTCTCATCGGGCCGTCCGGCTGCGGCAAGTCCACCTTCCTGCGGTCGATCAACCGGATGCACGAGGTGCTGCCGGGGGCCCGTGTCGAGGGCAGCCTGACCATCGACGACCAGGACATCTACGACCGGGACGTGGACGTCACGGCGGTCCGGCGCACCATCGGCATGGTCTTCCAGCGGCCGAACCCGTTCCCCACCATGAGCATCTTCGAGAACGTGGTGGCCGGGCTGAAGCTCAACGGCGTCCGGAAGAAGTCGATCCTGGACGAGGCGGCCGAGAAGGCGCTGCGCTCGGCGAACCTGTGGGACGAGGTGAAGGACCGGCTCGGCAAGCCCGGCGCGGGCCTCTCCGGCGGTCAGCAGCAGCGGCTCTGCATCGCCCGGACCATCGCCGTCGAGCCGCAGGTCGTGCTGATGGACGAGCCGTGCTCGGCCCTGGACCCGATCTCCACGCTGGCCATCGAGGACCTGATGTTCCAGCTCAAGGACAAGTTCACGATCATCATCGTGACGCACAACATGCAGCAGGCCGCACGGGTGTCGGACCGGACCGCCTTCTTCTCGATCGAGAAGACCGGCGACCCGGGCCGCCTGATCGAGTACGACAACACCCAGAAGATCTTCAGCAACCCGAGCGTGAAGAAGACCGAGGACTACATCACCGGCCGCTTCGGCTGAGCCGCTGGTCTCCTCCACTGTCCTCCGCGACGCAGGCGGTCCGTCTCCGGACGGACCGCTTCGTCGTTCCCGCGGCGGATGACCGTCGCCCCGTGCGCTGCCTACGATCACCGGGTGCGTACGCCCGGTGGACTCCCGCGCGGATGTCGGCCCGACCTGCGGGTCGCCGTCGGCCTGTTCGTGGTGCTCGCGACACTGATCCTGGTCACGCCGAACGGCCCGCACCACCTGATCGGTTACGCCGCCGCCGTCGCGTTGGCGGCGGTGCAGGCCAGCACCATCGCGGTGCTGCGCCGCCACCCGGAGGGCGCGATGGCGGCGGCCATCCTCGCCGGGATCGGCATCGAGTCGCTCGCTCCGGCCATCGGCTGGCTCGGCCAGGTCGCCGCGGTGCTGGCCGCGTACGCGCGGATGCGGTCGCCGTCGCGGTCGCTGTGGGTGCTCGGCCTGCTG
The DNA window shown above is from Micromonospora lupini and carries:
- a CDS encoding polysaccharide deacetylase family protein — protein: MEAVTRVSSTARAAGIVTVVVVALLGSAYVLGRSLVPDQAQQHATGVTTEGDGPHYADQPAEKPSTDTPADTPAGTPTGIPTTGQSAGPSEAGQDGSGQDTSGGGLFGAHTSTGSGRVALTFDDGPDPRYTPQVLAALREYDVKATFCVVGENAQDHPDLIQAIVADGHTLCNHSWHHDVSLGNRSADQIRADLVRTNEAIRAAVPDAPIVWYRQPGGAWTHPVVSVCTGLGMTPLHWSVDPSDWQAPGASKIATTVLTQARPGGVVLMHDAGGDRQGTVDALRKILPELSARFELEALPTNPT
- the mshD gene encoding mycothiol synthase, with the translated sequence MSSAEPTSDQVTRTDRLAPTEIAGVLALARTAGDTDGADPLDEHVLLRLRDPEAPAVHLLARADDGTLTGYAHLDTTDPVGGIGVELVVHPAYRRRGTGRALARGVLASATGPLRAWAHGDHPSAAALAVDLGFTRARVLWQLRRPLAAPLGEPRLPDGVTLRAFRPGADDGAWLTLNARAFAEHPEQGRWTSDDLRVRLTEPWFDPAGFLLAEETSTGRLLGFHWTKVHERPGSARIGEVYVLGVEPTAHGGGLGRALTTAGLAYLRDKRGLDRVMLFVDDSNTGAVALYERLGFARWSAHINYHLG
- the pstS gene encoding phosphate ABC transporter substrate-binding protein PstS, which encodes MKLQRYGTIACLALAATLGLSACGSDNNEPTSGASASGSAAAVDCGTGTVNAQGSSAQKNAMAEWIKAYQQKCAGTTINYEASGSGAGIQAFIAGTADFAGSDSALKPEEQPKADAKCVGGKAIHLPMVIGPVAVAYNVSGVDNLQLKPATLAKIFAGKVTKWDDAAIKADNPDAKLPATTIQTVHRSDESGTTDNFTKFLSKTSEADWTLGNAKAWKAPGGTGAKGSDGVASSVKGADGSIGYMELSFAENAGLKMAKIGNGAGEFAALTAEAAGKTIAGAKIEGQGDDLKLSIDYNTKEAGAYPIVLATYEIVCSKGLAADKLKLVKGLLGYAASTEGQNSLTDLGYAPLPETVRTKVETAVKNLS
- the pstC gene encoding phosphate ABC transporter permease subunit PstC → MGETPHRSADAGTGGTRVTQSHEWPAGASARVAEAPVSTRSPGGAGLGGGSALPRSRKFGAERAFRGLTLAAGTAVLVIIAAIAIFLIAKAVPALRANTENFWSYEGWSPNDTQPKFGIGTLAFGTVLSSALALLIAVPVALGIALYLSHYAPRRLGTALGFLVDLLAAVPSVVFGLWGRDIFSNPVRDFSVWLNEYFGWLPIFGGDGPFGKSIMLGALVLAIMVLPIITSLSREVFLQTPTANEEAALALGATRWEMLRTAVLPYGRPGIIAAVMLGLGRALGETIALALTLGITFGISFNLIQNGGNTIAANIANAFGEANETGRGALIASGLVLFTITLIVNITARAIIYRRREFTESAA
- the pstA gene encoding phosphate ABC transporter permease PstA; translation: MTTTVTSHRTRPPAQPASLRTRRLPRYAAPAIAVAALALSAALVYGADIGGPVLVVVLGAILYLVGLFAAANVVEGRRSARNRTWSALIHSAFVLAVLPLVSVVWTLVSKGTERLDGNFFQTSMNNIGARDPNGGAYHAIVGTLEQVGIATLITVPLGVLCAIYIVEYGRGKFAFAIRFFVDVMTGIPSIVSGLFVLAFWVLVVSPWFNDGRPSFSGFAAALALSVLMLPTIVRSTEEMLRLVPAPLREGAYALGVPKWKTILRVVVPTALPGIVTGVMLAIARAAGETAPVLLVAGGGAAINTNPFENNQSSLSLFVYQQAGDASKYAPARAWTAALTLVALVLILTIAAKLLARRNRLSR
- the pstB gene encoding phosphate ABC transporter ATP-binding protein PstB, encoding MAKRVSASNVTAYYGGFKAIENINLTVEPKTVTALIGPSGCGKSTFLRSINRMHEVLPGARVEGSLTIDDQDIYDRDVDVTAVRRTIGMVFQRPNPFPTMSIFENVVAGLKLNGVRKKSILDEAAEKALRSANLWDEVKDRLGKPGAGLSGGQQQRLCIARTIAVEPQVVLMDEPCSALDPISTLAIEDLMFQLKDKFTIIIVTHNMQQAARVSDRTAFFSIEKTGDPGRLIEYDNTQKIFSNPSVKKTEDYITGRFG